Proteins encoded together in one Deltaproteobacteria bacterium CG11_big_fil_rev_8_21_14_0_20_49_13 window:
- a CDS encoding AAA family ATPase has protein sequence MDYLDFYGLDQEPFSMMPLNRFYYHSEQHDRALEKLQYAVSTMKGLAVLIGDLGTGKTTLARRLLESFPEDEYEASLLVIVHSDIDSTWLIKRVAMQLGVAEPANDKVEILGQLFKRLVEIADANKKAVILIDEAQMLKNPQLMEEFRGLLNLELPDKKLLSFVFFGLPELDECLKSDPPLAQRVAVKHRLEPFKPETTMAYMHHRLSLAGVDDPIFTDDACYHVHEHSKGVPRLINVLCDNSLFEGYIRKQKHIGTEIIETVSGDLGI, from the coding sequence ATGGACTACCTAGATTTTTACGGGCTCGACCAGGAACCTTTCTCAATGATGCCCCTCAACCGTTTTTATTATCACAGCGAGCAGCACGACCGCGCTCTTGAAAAGCTTCAGTACGCCGTTTCCACAATGAAGGGGCTTGCAGTGCTTATAGGCGATCTTGGCACGGGAAAGACCACGCTAGCCAGGCGGCTTTTAGAGAGCTTTCCCGAAGATGAGTACGAGGCGTCGCTCCTTGTAATAGTCCACTCCGATATAGATTCAACATGGCTCATCAAGCGCGTAGCAATGCAACTTGGCGTTGCCGAGCCGGCGAACGACAAAGTTGAGATACTGGGCCAGCTTTTCAAAAGGCTTGTAGAGATCGCGGACGCCAACAAAAAGGCGGTCATCTTGATAGACGAAGCGCAGATGTTAAAGAACCCGCAATTAATGGAAGAGTTCAGGGGTCTTTTGAACCTGGAGTTGCCTGACAAGAAGCTTCTGTCTTTCGTATTCTTTGGTCTGCCGGAGCTCGACGAATGTCTGAAGAGCGACCCGCCTCTTGCCCAAAGGGTCGCCGTGAAGCATAGGCTTGAACCATTCAAACCGGAGACGACCATGGCATATATGCATCATAGGCTATCATTGGCCGGCGTTGACGACCCGATCTTTACGGACGATGCGTGTTACCATGTCCATGAGCACTCAAAGGGCGTGCCAAGGCTCATAAATGTTCTCTGCGACAATTCCCTTTTTGAAGGTTATATAAGAAAACAAAAGCACATCGGCACCGAAATCATTGAAACCGTCTCAGGAGATCTTGGAATCTAA